One window of the Rosa rugosa chromosome 3, drRosRugo1.1, whole genome shotgun sequence genome contains the following:
- the LOC133741458 gene encoding transcription initiation factor TFIID subunit 10-like produces MNHNHQSQQSSEGRHDDDDASLSEFLASLMDYTPTIPDELVEHYLAKSGFQCPDVRLIRLVAVATQKFVAEVATDALQQSKARQAAVVKDKRDKQQKDKRPILTMEDLSKALREYGVNVKHQEYFADSPSTGMDPASREE; encoded by the exons ATGAACCATAACCACCAAAGCCAGCAATCGAGCGAAGGCAGGCACGACGATGACGACGCATCTCTCTCTGAATTCCTCGCCTCCCTAATGGACTACACTCCTACC atACCCGACGAGCTTGTGGAGCATTACTTGGCCAAGAGCGGCTTCCAGTGTCCCGACGTTCGATT AATTAGGCTGGTAGCTGTTGCCACACAAAAGTTTGTCGCTGAGGTTGCAACTGATGCTCTACA GCAATCCAAAGCAAGACAGGCAGCAGTGGTGAAAGACAAAAGGGACAAACAGCAAAAG GATAAGCGCCCAATATTGACTATGGAAGACCTGTCAAAGGCATTGCGTGAG TATGGCGTCAATGTGAAGCACCAAGAATATTTTGCTGACAGCCCTTCAACTGGGATGGATCCTGCATCAAGAGAGGAATAA
- the LOC133736207 gene encoding uncharacterized protein LOC133736207, with amino-acid sequence MENSEKTIRGLAFSGPEDDALCKAFLYVSQDSAIGSGQTKIVFWQRIHAKWEELYVAETGLVPKRNPGSLRSRFKTIKTQCTKYAARVTETKRRRISGFTEADIMEQANISFKNKEKTVFGHHHCWRYLKDAITWKIPAETNNNSLHGNSSSQFTETEETHTSLDGDGDEEPPVSIPAPNPNQRPIGKKAAKRKIIEEGQASDMAQELRRYNNIMEAEAIRKKEKDKHMLRVFQESARREEEKADLEYLKIDTTYMPQEQREFFEHKKTEIYNKMRFRGSDSSSSGNPSVTSDFDTSSDYHVDPNP; translated from the exons atggAGAATTCTGAAAAGACAATAAGAGGGCTTGCATTCTCCGGTCCAGAAGACGACGCACTATGCAAGGCATTTTTGTATGTAAGTCAAGATTCTGCTATTGGGTCCGGGCAAacaaagattgtattttggcaACGAATTCATGCAAAATGGGAAGAATTGTATGTTGCAGAAACAGGGCTTGTCCCAAAGAGAAATCCAGGTAGCCTCCGTTCTCGATTCAAAACTATAAAAACTCAGTGTACTAAATATGCTGCAAGAGTAACAGAGACAAAACGAAGACGGATTAGCGGTTTTACTGAAGCCGACATT ATGGAACAAGCAAATATAAGTTTTAAAAATAAGGAGAAAACTGTGTTTGGTCATCATCATTGTTGGAGATATTTGAAAGATGCTATTACATGGAAAATTCCCGCGGAAACCAACAACAACTCACTCCATGGCAATTCATCGTCGCAGTTTACCGAAACAGAAGAAACACACACTTCActtgatggagatggagatgaagAGCCGCCGGTTAGTATTCCGGCCCCTAACCCCAATCAAAGGCCCATCGGGAAAAAGGCTGCAAAGAGGAAGATTATTGAAGAGGGGCAAGCTTCTGATATGGCTCAAGAACTTCGGCGATATAATAACATCATGGAAGCTGAAGCTATtaggaagaaagagaaggacAAACATATGCTACGAGTATTTCAAGAGTCCGCAAGACGGGAAGAAGAAAAGGCAGATTTGGAGTATTTGAAAATAGATACCACCTATATGCCTCAAGAGCAGAGAGAATTCTTCGAGCATAAGAAAACTGAGATTTATAATAAAATGAGATTCCGTGGCTCCGATTCCTCAAGCTCCGGTAACCCATCAGTAACCTCAGACTTCGATACGTCATCGGACTATCATGTTGATCCGAATCCCTAG
- the LOC133737427 gene encoding uncharacterized protein LOC133737427, which yields MLRSLFDRILEEVTNANNYFQQRADCRGQPGFSPHQKVTAAMRMLAYGNAADALDEYLRMGESTARECLKKFCDTVVRIYEAEFLRKPTQEDIDRLLRKGESRGFPGMLGSLDCMHWEWKNCPSGWQGQFVGHYHRPTIGNAQQIVLEAVASYDTWIWHAFFGMPGSHNDISVLDCSHLFDELAEGHGPIVNYFLNQKPHTIGYYLTDGIYPAWGTIVKSISQPQTRKLKYFATKQEKYRKDVERAFGVLQARFAIIKGPARTWQLDFLGKIMKTCIILHNMIVEDERPSEEVSLCDVPENSTRRNEEDEYESLPDAEDVHRLPADLDVFLARYTQLRSSRRHDELKQDLIDHLWNLRGGRP from the exons atgtt ACGCTCCCTTTTTGATCGCATTCTTGAAGAGGTAACTAATGCTAACAATTACTTTCAACAGAGAGCAGATTGCAGAGGTCAACCTGGGTTTAGTCCTCATCAAAAGGTTACCGCAGCAATGAGGATGTTAGCGTATGGCAATGCTGCTGATGCGCTTGATGAATACCTTCGAATGGGAGAGAGCACTGCAAGGGAGTGTTTGAAGAAATTCTGTGACACTGTCGTGCGCATCTATGAAGCAGAATTTCTTAGAAAACCAACACAAGAGGACATTGACAGGCTCCTACGAAAAGGTGAGTCTCGTGGCTTTCCTGGTATGCTTGGTTCATTAGATTGTATGCATTGGGAATGGAAAAATTGTCCTAGTGGTTGGCAAGGACAATTTGTTGGGCATTACCACCGTCCAACTATTGGTAATGCCCAACAAATTGTCCTCGAGGCAGTAGCCTCGTATGACACTTGGATTTGGCATGCATTCTTTGGAATGCCTGGTTCCCACAATGATATATCTGTCCTGGATTGCTCTCATTTGTTTGATGAACTTGCTGAAGGTCATGGTCCTATTGTTAactattttcttaatcaaaagCCACATACAATCGGATATTATCTTACAGATGGTATATATCCCGCATGGGGTACGATTGTGAAATCAATATCTCAGCCTCAAACTAGAAAGCTCAAGTACTTTGCTACTAAACAAGAAAAATATCGCAAGGACGTGGAGAGAGCTTTTGGGGTTCTCCAAGCTCGATTTGCTATTATAAAGGGACCTGCTCGAACTTGGCAGTTAGATTTTCTTGGCAAGATAATGAAGACATGTATAATTTTACACAACATGATTGTTGAAGATGAACGTCCATCAGAGGAAGTATCATTATGTGATGTGCCCGAAAATAGTACGAGAAGGAATGAAGAAGATGAGTACGAATCTCTACCCGATGCTGAAGATGTGCATCGACTTCCAGCGGACTTAGATGTTTTCTTGGCTCGTTACACTCAGCTCAGGAGTAGCCGACGCCACGACGAACTCAAACAAGATCTTATTGATCATTTATGGAATCTTAGAGGCGGTCGACCTTAA